One genomic segment of Plasmodium vivax chromosome 9, whole genome shotgun sequence includes these proteins:
- a CDS encoding succinyl-CoA synthetase alpha subunit, putative (encoded by transcript PVX_091100A) — MKSGAIRCWSASLKGRSFSATSKVFVDKNTTVICQGITGKQGTFHTTEAMKYGTKMVGGVNPRKKGTMWESLDKKYTLPVFGSTIEAKEKTNCYASVIYVPPEHAKNAIIESIEAEIPLVVCITEGICQHDMVQVKHCLNMSKKTKLIGPNCPGVIKPGECKIGIMPSHIHTKGCVGIVSRSGTLTYEGVNQTTKVGLGQSTCIGIGGDPFHGTSFIDCLKLFLEDEETKCILLIGEIGGDAEEQVAEWLIQNNVDDGKKKKKKPVFAFVAGKCAPPGKRMGHAGALISGGKGTADDKIEALKSAGVHTIMNPTLMGQEIYSVMNGLA; from the exons ATGAAGAGCGGAGCTATCAGATGTTGGAGTGCCTCCCTGAAG GGAAGGAGCTTCTCCGCCACGAGTAAAGTCTTCGTTGACAAGAACACCACGGTGATATGCCAGGGGATCACGGGGAAGCAG gGCACCTTCCACACCACGGAGGCGATGAAATATGGGACCAAAATGGTGGGGGGCGTGAACCCcaggaaaaagggaaccaTGTGGGAAAGCCTAGACAAAAAATACACTCTCCCCGTTTTCGGATCCACCATAGAAGCAAAGGAGAAGACCAACTGCTACGCATCTGTCATTTATGTGCCCCCCGAGCATGCAAAGAATGCCATCATAGAATCGATTGAAGCAGAAATCCCATTGGTGGTCTGCATAACGGAAGGCATATGCCAACATGATATGGTGCAGGTAAAACACTGCCTGAACATGTcgaagaaaacgaaattaaTTGGCCCCAACTGCCCGGGGGTAATAAAACCAGGGGAATGCAAAATTGGGATTATGCCATCTCATATTCATACCAAAGGGTGCGTGGGGATTGTAAGCAGGAGCGGCACATTGACGTACGAAGGGGTAAATCAAACCACCAAAGTTGGGTTGGGGCAATCCACTTGCATAGGCATTGGTGGGGACCCTTTTCACGGAACCAGCTTTATCGACTGCCTTAAACTCTTTctggaagatgaagaaaccAAGTGCATCTTACTCATTGGGGAGATTGGGGGGGATGCAGAAGAGCAGGTCGCCGAGTGGTTAATACAGAACAACGTCGATgatgggaaaaagaaaaaaaaaaagcccgTTTTCGCCTTCGTGGCAGGGAAATGTGCCCCCCCTGGAAAGCGGATGGGCCATGCGGGGGCCCTAATTAGTGGTGGCAAAGGCACAGCTGATGACAAAATCGAGGCTTTGAAAAGCGCCGGCGTGCACACGATTATGAACCCGACTCTAATGGGGCAGGAGAT
- a CDS encoding histidyl-tRNA synthetase, putative (encoded by transcript PVX_091090A) — MRVIIQRVKNAALSVTKEGSSETEKQLELFSEIQNGIICFVGIHKNDSWKDAQYIIRKCLNLRLWPDGNKSWDKSVKDLNYDVLVVSQFTLFANTKKGSKPDFHLAKEPKEALTLYNKMVEQFVKDYRPEKIKTGKFGCYMNIQVTNDGPVTIFIDSHDVNLAG; from the coding sequence ATGCGAGTGATCATCCAGCGGGTTAAAAATGCCGCTCTCAGTGTAACCAAAGAAGGCAGCAGCGAAACGGAAAAGCAGCTGGAACTGTTTAGcgaaatacaaaatggaatcATCTGCTTCGTGGGAATACACAAAAACGACAGTTGGAAGGACGCGCAGTACATCATTCGAAAGTGTCTGAACCTGCGACTGTGGCCAGACGGTAACAAAAGTTGGGATAAAAGTGTAAAGGATTTAAATTATGACGTTTTGGTTGTCTCTCAGTTTACCCTCTTTGCTAACACCAAGAAGGGAAGCAAACCGGATTTCCACCTTGCCAAGGAACCCAAAGAAGCGCTAActttatataacaaaatggtCGAGCAATTTGTTAAGGACTACAGACctgagaaaataaaaaccggCAAATTCGGCTGCTACATGAACATCCAAGTGACTAATGATGGGCCTGTTACCATTTTTATTGACAGCCACGACGTCAATTTGGCTGGCTGA
- a CDS encoding hypothetical protein, conserved (encoded by transcript PVX_091085A): MAQRAREGAPEHPNEQSAAPSPEDAATCPNGHLSQSAAKKGTHKKRREQAFKNFIYQHIFNKDRFTNIFKKKNGHNAGGKHTDQHGNTGRNQEDVCEDNQLSSDEEEYMLFLSYIYNDITSFIEINKNYHLENSNYADLEDLILEICGTACRDAFRNIKSIFKSPGQGSVCERADHGGVRGVNDCGEERHNHEAHGDDLYHPDSHGDQRYHPDSHGDKGTREALRSHPPSASDSSFFFIPPMECLVTHIHKLTSKKGEAHNDCKFASDVNEFLKNNGFDRHPIYGSLQRGDKPREEGEAEKAEGAEDAEDAEDAEEGEEADPSFHAELPAPRGETPRSLGQSSPATHEGARENGHSHLSSHPSGYATLEAELPHAHTGGEEQPPCSCSGGSNYSRRDCTDHLFCRRLHSEVDSTPPTHSQEGRLLLEDATEEITTNEKKHDEEGAQHAHSPPEEHTQGGTNFEVSSHNGRDTICVHIHNCNENEATWAHRKSPDEFTSSFLNGKARSDGGGAIYSAFSGPNCAPNFDSNDGLPNGPAQGNSPPDGAAQDDYNDDDDGVGSVEEETTGDPFLRGELLMNGSLQGGAEAHREIHHQNHSDHSKQASHFIPSDPSKQASRSNRDDDVFEDCLDDYVKPARAPNDSQDTDTNDDDSEADADSEEHDVAAEVDGVVAKVDGVVAKVDGVASEVDDANGANAPSEDHPPDEQTDVQTDVQTDEQTSNNVRRGEDIQVCGGQGGSQLGDDEEGIPSEGKDPPKGQSPKEHTPKGLPPQRIIELDQKEYLEKQQKMVKNKTYADPESRREFPKNKNPHDDYYHYKYFNSCENVSNPYRYMKVGRKANIQVTPSPFPQFLRDIQIYNISQKKIRLKK, translated from the coding sequence ATGGCGCAGCGCGCGCGCGAAGGAGCGCCAGAGCACCCGAATGAACAGTCAGCAGCCCCCTCGCCGGAAGACGCAGCCACATGCCCAAACGGACATCTCAGCCAAAgtgcggcaaaaaaaggcacacacaAAAAGAGAAGAGAACAGGcattcaaaaattttatctaCCAACATATTTTCAACAAGGATCGTTTTacgaatatatttaaaaaaaaaaatggccataACGCAGGAGGGAAACATACCGACCAGCATGGAAACACCGGCAGAAATCAAGAAGACGTGTGTGAGGATAATCAACTCTCAAGTGATGAAGAAGAGTACATGCTCTTTCTGAGctacatatataatgatataacGTCGTTtatagaaataaataaaaattaccatTTAGAAAATTCTAACTATGCAGATCTTGAAGATCTCATTTTGGAAATCTGCGGGACCGCCTGCCGTGACGCCTTTCGAAACATAAAATCGATTTTTAAGTCGCCAGGGCAGGGGAGTGTGTGCGAGAGGGCAGATCATGGGGGTGTCCGCGGCGTAAATGACTGCGGTGAGGAGCGACACAATCATGAGGCACATGGTGACGATCTATACCATCCTGATTCACATGGTGACCAGCGATACCATCCTGACTCACACGGTGACAAGGGAACGAGGGAAGCCCTTCGAAGCCACCCCCCCAGCGCAAGCgactcctccttcttcttcatccccCCCATGGAATGCCTAGTTACGCACATTCACAAGTTGAcctccaaaaaaggggaggcccACAACGATTGCAAGTTCGCATCCGACGTTaacgaatttttaaaaaacaacgGCTTCGATAGGCACCCCATTTATGGTTCTCTCCAGAGGGGGGATAAGCCgagggaggagggggaggcagaAAAGGCAGAGGGTGCAGAGGATGCAGAGGATGCAGAGGATgcagaggagggagaagaggcAGACCCTTCTTTTCACGCTGAACTTCCTGCGCCACGAGGGGAGACTCCCCGCTCATTAGGGCAGAGCTCACCTGCTACTCATGAGGGAGCCCGCGAGAACGGCCACAGTCATTTGAGCAGCCACCCAAGTGGTTATGCCACGCTCGAAGCGGAACTGCCGCACGCacacacggggggggaagagcagcCCCCCTGCAGTTGTAGCGGTGGTAGCAACTACAGCAGGAGAGACTGTACAGATCATCTCTTCTGTAGACGTCTACACAGCGAAGTGGACTCGACCCCCCCAACGCACAGTCAGGAGGGGCGACTCCTTTTGGAAGACGCAACGGAGGAGATCACcacaaatgagaagaaaCATGACGAAGAGGGGGCCCAACATGCCCATTCACCACCAGAAGAGCATACACAGGGGGGCACCAATTTTGAGGTCAGCTCGCACAATGGCAGAGATACCATCTGTGTGCACATCCACAATTGCAACGAAAATGAAGCCACTTGGGCTCATCGGAAAAGTCCTGATGAAtttacttcttcttttctgaATGGGAAGGCTCGTTCGGATGGAGGTGGTGCGATTTACTCCGCTTTTTCAGGGCCCAATTGTGCTCCCAATTTTGACTCGAATGATGGGCTGCCGAATGGACCCGCGCAagggaattccccccccGACGGTGCTGCCCAGGATGACTAcaatgatgatgatgatggtgtCGGTtcggtggaggaggaaaccACGGGCGATCCGTTTTTGCGGGGTGAACTACTCATGAATGGTAGCTTGCAGGGGGGTGCGGAAGCACACAGGGAAATACATCATCAGAATCATTCGGACCATTCCAAGCAGGCTAGTCACTTCATCCCTTCTGACCCTTCCAAGCAGGCGAGCCGCTCCAACCGAGACGATGACGTGTTCGAGGACTGCCTCGACGACTATGTTAAGCCCGCGCGCGCCCCCAACGACAGCCAGGACACGGACACCAACGATGATGACTCGGAGGCCGACGCGGACAGCGAAGAGCACGACGTGGCAGCTGAGGTGGACGGCGTGGTAGCTAAGGTGGACGGCGTGGTAGCTAAGGTGGACGGCGTTGCCAGCGAAGTGGACGACGCGAACGGGGCAAATGCGCCCAGCGAGGATCACCCCCCCGATGAGCAGACCGATGTGCAGACCGATGTGCAGACCGATGAGCAGACCAGCAACAATGTCAGACGAGGAGAGGACATCCAGGTGTGCGGCGGACAGGGTGGTAGCCAGTTGGGGGATGATGAAGAGGGCATCCCATCAGAAGGGAAGGACCCCCCAAAGGGGCAGTCCCCAAAGGAGCACACCCCCAAAGGGCTACCCCCCCAAAGGATAATCGAGCTGGACCAAAAGGAATACCTCGAAAAACAGCAAAAGAtggtgaaaaacaaaacgtaCGCAGACCCAGAAAGTAGGAGagaatttccaaaaaataaaaaccccCACGATGACTACTACCACTACAAGTACTTTAACAGTTGTGAAAACGTGTCGAATCCGTATCGGTACATGAAGGTGGGGAGGAAGGCCAACATTCAGGTGACGCCGTCTCCCTTCCCGCAGTTTTTGAGGGACATCCAGATTTACAACATCAGTCAGAAGAAGATCCGGCTGAAGAAGTAG
- a CDS encoding casein kinase II, alpha subunit, putative (encoded by transcript PVX_091095A), whose product MSSSSISKRIYIPKFYADVNIHKPKEYYDYDNLELQWNKPNRYEIMKKIGRGKYSEVFNGYDTEYNRPCAIKVLKPVKKKKIKREIKILQNLHGGPNIIKLLDIVKDPVTKTPSLIFEYINNIDFKTLYPKFTDKDIRYYIYQILKALDYCHSQGIMHRDVKPHNIMIDHENKQIRLIDWGLAEFYHPGQEYNVRVASRYYKGPELLIDLQLYDYSLDIWSLGCMLAGMIFKKEPFFCGHDNYDQLVKIAKVLGTDDLHAYLKKYNIKLKPHYLNILGEYERKPWSHFLTQSNIDIAKDEVIDLIDKMLIYDHAKRIAPKEAMEHPYFSEVREQS is encoded by the coding sequence ATGTCTTCGAGCTCCATCAGCAAGCGGATCTACATTCCCAAGTTCTACGCTGATGTGAACATCCATAAGCCCAAAGAATACTACGACTACGATAACTTGGAGCTGCAATGGAACAAGCCGAATCGGTACGAAATTATGAAGAAGATTGGGAGGGGCAAATACAGCGAAGTGTTTAACGGCTACGACACGGAGTATAACAGGCCCTGCGCCATTAAGGTACTTAAAccagtaaagaaaaaaaaaataaagagagaAATCAAAATTCTGCAAAACTTGCATGGAGGCCCAAACATCATCAAGCTACTAGACATAGTCAAAGACCCAGTCACCAAAACGCCTTCACTCATTTTTGAatacattaataatatagACTTCAAAACGCTGTACCCTAAGTTCACCGATAAGGACATACGCTATTACATATACCAAATTTTGAAGGCACTAGATTACTGCCATAGCCAGGGCATCATGCATAGGGATGTGAAGCCACATAACATTATGATTGACCACGAGAATAAGCAAATTAGACTCATCGATTGGGGGCTAGCTGAGTTTTACCACCCGGGGCAGGAATACAACGTGAGAGTAGCCAGCAGATATTACAAAGGACCGGAACTTCTAATAGATCTACAGCTGTATGATTACTCTCTAGACATTTGGAGCTTAGGATGTATGCTGGCTGGGatgatatttaaaaaggagccttttttttgtggccaCGATAACTACGATCAGCTTGTTAAGATTGCCAAAGTGCTAGGCACTGATGATCTTCATGcctacttaaaaaaatacaacataAAATTGAAGCCCCATTATTTAAACATCCTGGGGGAGTACGAGCGCAAACCCTGGTCCCACTTCCTCACGCAGTCAAACATTGACATTGCCAAGGATGAGGTGATCGACCTCATCGATAAGATGCTTATATACGACCACGCCAAGAGGATCGCCCCCAAGGAGGCCATGGAGCACCCCTACTTCAGCGAGGTCCGCGAGCAGTCCTGA
- a CDS encoding hypothetical protein, conserved (encoded by transcript PVX_091080A), with protein sequence METNAGSSATDEPAKSADLFKDEGDIDERGIGANGTVEGGDVERGNGERGNVERGNVESFKKRMKAAKRMPSRKKRREIKDAESEEEQDALEAEQKEKGKAVEMGETGEANSEGEQQLDGDRGGKGEQHPNVEDPEEDPSNEISPGKRKRKSKLKKKGEQEQVNERSSHSAKGDITTKDNIFGDENFSDESQGGEGSAGGAGGPVGHDDEDDGDDDDDDDDDDDDDGDDDDDDDYNEHEDHANQTSERKKKKKKRKLRHSKGKRTDEGGKRKKLKSPAKKSKFIDSVAEEGEEESESEGDSEEYEEEDLIIDENDQGGGKKKKKKKKSPSNGNFSALSLLDDEGDYDNDDLVDSGKSEKKKKSHFDEILENLKMKRKRVQKISEDDGLQYCENVLNQMILMHEQDIKNIKEKKPATAKLQIIDQVCMILTKPKWKPFFMKLNIYHVLALWLMPLSKNTLPNFTIRTNLLKVIQQLPITIKSLRGSQLGKIMTYLHTHKDETDENKKLIRTILQNWMGPIIGINTNYKQFLKERQKRILENPEYHKKVLEKAKTLIPDSISIEKEEEQNELKKHATIPFNSECSFLINVPSSVPSSSKKMMPKSKIKRLTDNMKLLKRARKSQRVSIEGKGVAL encoded by the coding sequence ATGGAAACCAACGCAGGCAGTAGCGCCACGGACGAACCCGCGAAAAGCGCGGACTTATTCAAAGACGAAGGCGACATCGACGAAAGGGGCATCGGCGCAAACGGCACTGTGGAAGGCGGAGACGTCGAACGTGGAAACGGCGAACGTGGAAATGTCGAACGCGGCAACGTCGAGAGCTTCAAAAAGAGGATGAAGGCTGCGAAGAGGATGCCGTccaggaagaagaggagggaaATAAAGGACGCCGAGTCGGAGGAAGAGCAGGACGCCCTGGAGGCGGAGCAAAAAGAGAAGGGAAAGGCGGTAGAAATGGGAGAAACGGGGGAAGCCAATTCGGAGGGAGAGCAACAGCTCGATGGAGACCGCGGCGGAAAGGGTGAACAGCACCCAAACGTGGAGGACCCAGAGGAAGACCCCTCGAATGAGATCAGCCccgggaagaggaaaaggaaatcaaaactgaagaaaaaaggcgagCAAGAACAAGTTAACGAAAGGAGCAGCCACTCCGCGAAGGGCGACATTACCACGAAAGACAACATCTTTGGAGACGAAAACTTTTCTGATGAGAGCCAGGGCGGTGAAGGCAGCGCGGGGGGCGCAGGTGGCCCAGTTGGCCacgatgatgaggatgacggcgatgacgatgacgacgatgacgatgacgatgacgacgatggcgatgacgacgacgatgacGACTATAACGAGCACGAGGACCATGCCAACCAAACGagcgaaaggaaaaaaaaaaaaaaaaagagaaagctgCGCCACAGCAAGGGTAAACGCACGGACGAGGGCGGCAAGAGGAAAAAACTCAAGTCGCCCGCGAAGAAGAGCAAGTTTATAGATAGCGTCGCggaggaaggggaggaggaaagcGAAAGCGAAGGAGACAGCGAGGAgtacgaagaggaagacctAATCATCGACGAGAACGatcaagggggggggaaaaaaaaaaaaaaaaaaaaaaaatcaccaagCAATGGGAACTTCTCCGCTCTGAGTCTACTGGACGATGAAGGAGACTACGACAACGACGACTTAGTCGATTCGGGCAAAtctgaaaaaaagaaaaagtcccattttgatgaaatactagaaaatttaaagatgaaacgaaaaagagTGCAAAAGATTTCCGAAGACGACGGTCTGCAATATTgcgaaaatgttttaaatcAAATGATATTAATGCATGAGcaggatataaaaaatataaaagaaaaaaaaccagCAACAGCTAAGTTACAAATAATTGACCAAGTGTGTATGATTCTAACCAAGCCGAAATGGaaacccttttttatgaagtTAAATATTTACCACGTCTTAGCATTATGGCTAATGCCCCTTTCGAAAAATACACTCCCGAACTTTACCATCCGAACGAACTTATTGAAGGTGATACAGCAGCTGCCCATTACTATAAAATCCTTGAGGGGTAGCCAGCTTGGTAAAATAATGACCTACCTACACACACATAAAGACGAAactgatgaaaataaaaaactgattaggaccattttgcaaaactggATGGGTCCCATCATAGGCATTAATACAAActataaacaatttttaaaagaaaggcaaaaaagaattttagaAAATCCGGAATATCACAAGAAGGTCCtcgaaaaagcaaaaactTTGATCCCCGACTCGATTAGCAtcgagaaggaggaagagcaaaatgaattGAAGAAGCATGCCACCATCCCCTTCAACAGCGAATGCTCCTTTTTGATTAACGTCCCCTCTTCTGTGCCCAGCTCCAGCAAGAAAATGATGCccaaaagtaaaattaagaGGCTCACCGATAATATGAAACTGCTGAAGAGGGCTCGCAAGTCCCAGAGGGTCTCCATCGAGGGCAAGGGGGTTGCCCTGTag